The Streptomyces puniciscabiei genomic interval CCGGCATCAGATCCTCGCGGATGCGCTCCTCCAGCGCGACGAGGACCTCGCCCACGCGGTCGAACTCGTCCTCCAGATCGGCCGGTTCGCAGCCGAGCGTACGGCAGGAGGCCACCACGGCGAGCGCCAGGTCGTGCCCGATGTGCGCGTTGATGCCCGCCAGCGCGAACTGCAGTGGCCGTACCCCGGGATGGCGGCGCAGCTGGAACAGCGGACGCCAGCAGGCGGGCGGTCGGCGGTCGTGGGCCACCGCGTCGACCGCGGCGAGATACCGCTCGGCGAACCGCACGTCCAGCGCGGTCGCCGCCCGTGGGTCCGGGAACTGCCCGGAGTCCAGGCGCCGGTCGAGCTCCTCGGTGACGGTGAGGTAGACGCGGTTGAACACGGCGACACCGTCCCGCTCGGGCAGCGTCGCGTCGAGGGACCGCATCCGGGAGACGACCGCGTCGACGGGAGTCGTGAAGTGTTCCAGCTGCGCCATGGGGGAAGGGTCCCAGCCCCGGACCGGACGACGAGGCGACCGGCCGGACACATCGCCGGAACGGGGGAACGGACCGCCGCGGCCCGGCCGGACGTCGCTCCGGCGTACGCCTACGACTTGGCGCGCGGCGTCTGCCGGTCGCCGGCCTCCTCGTCGTAGGCGGAGGTGCCCTCGTCCAGCAGCGGCTGCTGCCGCTTGAGGTGGGCCGGGGCGAAGGCGCGCAGCGCGTGGTAGCCGGTGATGACGACCAGAGTGCCGAGGGCGATGCCGCTGAGCGAGAAGGTGCTGGTGAACTTCAGGCTGACATTGCCGACGCCGATGATGATGCCCGCGGCGGCCGGCACCAGGTTCAGCGGGTTGCGCAGGTCCACCTTGGCGTGCAGCCAGATCTGGGCGCCGAGCAGGCCGATCATGCCGTAGAGGATCACGGTGATGCCGCCGAGGACACCGCCCGGGATCGCCGCCACGACCGCGCCGAACTTCGGGCAGACACCGAAGAGCAGGGCGAAGCCGGCCGCGGCCCAGTAGGCGGCGGTGGAGTAGACGCGGGTCGCGGCCATCACGCCGATGTTCTCGGAGTAGGTGGTGTTCGGCGGGCCGCCCACCGCGGTGGACAGCATGGAGGCGACGCCGTCCGCCGAGATCGCCGTACCGAGCTTGTCGTCCAGCGGGTCGCCGGTCATCTCGCCGACCGCCTTCACATGGCCCGTGTTCTCCGCGACCAGCGCGATCACGACCGGCAGCGCGACGAGGACCGCCGACCACTGGAAGGACGGTCCGTGGAAGTGCGGCAGGCCGATCCAGTCGGCCTTGGAGACACCGGAGAGGTCCAGGCGCCAGTGGCCGGTGACCTTGCCGCTCGGGCTCATGGAGTGGATCTTGCCGAAGATCCGGTCGAAGGCCCAGGAGACGCCGTACCCGAAGATCAGCCCGAGGAAGATCGCGATCCGGGACCAGAAGCCGCGCAGGCAGACCACGGCCAGCCCGGTGAACAGCATGACCAGCAGGGCCGTCCACTGGTCCTGCGGCCAGTAGGTGGAGGCGGTCACCGGGGCCAGGTTGAAGCCGATCAGCATGACCACCGCGCCGGTGACGATCGGCGGCATGGCCGCGTGGATGATCCGCGCCCCGAACCGCTGCACCGCGAGCCCCACCAGGAACAGCGCCACACCGACGACGAACACCGCGCCGGTCACCGTGGCACTGGTGCCGCCCTGGGCGCGGATGACGGCGGCCACGCCGACGAACGACAGGGAACAGCCCAGATAGCTCGGCACCCGGCCGCGCGTGGCGATCAGGAAGATCGCGGTCGCCACGCCCGACATCATGATCGCCAGGTTCGGGTCGAGGCCCATCAGGACGGGCGCGACGAAGGACGCGCCGAACATCGCGACCACGTGCTGGGCGCCCAGGCCCACCGTACGGGGCCAGGAGAGCCGTTCGTCGGGCCGTACCACCGCTCCGGGCGCGGGCGTGCGCCCGTCACCGTGCAGCTTCCAGCGCACGCCGAGGTCCATGGTGGGGTTTCGCTTTCTTACGTACGTGAAGACGGTCCGAACCATTGTCAGGGGTAACGAGCGGCTCTACGCTCGCACGGTCCTGTTCATGAACTCAGTTCACATATCTGATCAGAAGTTCGTCGGACGAGATCGGAGTGCTTGATGAGTGGAAGATCCCGTGCGGCCGTGCTGCTGGCCGCGTTGGTGACCTTCGGGGCCGCGCTGGTGCCGTCGGCGCACGCCGCGCCCCGGGCTCCTCGGACCGTCGTCCTCGACGGCGCCCGGCTCCAGCAGACCCGCGCCCGACTGGACCGCGACCCCCGACTGCGGCGCGTGCTCGGGGACTTGACCGCCCGGGCCGACACCTGGCTGGACCAGGGCCCGTGGACGGTCGTCGACAAGCCGCGGCCCGCACCGGGCGGCGACGTTCACGAGTACCTGAGCCAGGCCCCCTACTGGTGGCCCACGACCACCCCGACCGCCGACAACCCCTGGGGCTGCCCGTACGTCCAGCGGGACGGGCAGCGCAACCCGGAGGTCGACAGCGGCACGGACCGGCAGGACGCCGAGAAGGTCTTCGACTCCACGTACGACCTCTCGCTCGCCTGGTACTACACGGGCAAGCCCGCCTACGCCGTCAAGGCCGGGCAGATCCTGCGCACCTGGTTCCTCGACCCGGCCACCCGGATGAAACCCCGACCTGGAGCACGCCCAGTTCATCCCGTGCAAGTACGACGGCCGGGCCATCGGCATCATCGACTTCTCCCAGTCGTACACCAGCGTCCTCGACGCCCAGGCGATCCTGGCCACCGGCGCCCCCGGCTGGAGCGCGCAGGACCGCGCCGCGATGAGCCGGTGGAACACCGGCTTCCTGGACTGGCTGAAGAACAGCGACTTCGGCAAGCAGGAGGGCGCGGCCGCCAACAACCACGGCACCTTCTACGACATGCAGCTCGCCGCTCTCGCCTGCGCCACCGGAGACACCGCCCTGGCCCGGCGGACCGTGCTCGACGCGCGCGCCAGGCGGATCGACCCGCAGATCGCGGCCGACGGCAGCCAGCCCCAGGAGCTCGCCCGCACCCGCAGCTGGCACTACTCCACCTTCGACCTGGTCGCCTACACCCGGCTCGCGGCCATCGGCCGGCACGCGGGCGTGAACCTGTGGTCGTACCGCGGCCCGGACGGGCAGAGCCTGTTCCAGGCCGTCGACTATCTGCTGCCGGCCGCGACCGGCGCCGCCGCGTGGCCGCATCCGGAGCTGGAGTTCCACCGGTACGCGGCCACCGATGTCGTGCACGCGGCCGCCGACGCCGGGGACGCGGCGGCCGGGGCGGCCGTGGCGAAGCTTCAGGCGCCGCCCGGGGGAGACCTGTGGGCGCTGCGGCCCGCCGCGGAGCAGCTGGACTCGATAGCGGGCTGAGCGGACTGCAGGGGCCGGCCCGGCAGGGCTCCTGAGCGGTCGCTTAGTATGGACCGTCCGCGATGTACCGTCCCAGCAGCTGTTCAGGAGCTCCTCCCGTGACCGCCGAAGCCCCGGCCGCCCCCGTCGTCTCCTACGGCCGGCTGATCCCCGTCACCGTGCACTTCGACGACCTCGACGCGCTCGGGCTCCTGCACAACGCCCGCTACCCCCTGCTGGTCGAGCGCGCCTGGACCGAGCTGTGGAGCGAGCACGGTGTCCGCTTCGACGGCGACTGGCACGCGGCCGGCGACGCCTGCAACGCGGTCCGCGAACTGCGCATCAGCTACGAGGCACCGGTGACCAGCCCCGGCCCCTACGCCGTCCACCTCTGGCTGGACCGCCTCGGTACCACCGGCCTGACCTACGGCTTCCGCTTCTGCTCGGCCGACGGGACCCGGACCTACGCCCAGGGCACCCGGGTCCTGGTCCGCCTGGACGCGTCGACCCTGCGGCCCGCGCCGTGGAGCGACGCCTTCAGGGCCGCGGGTCGGGAACTGCTGCGGCCGGCCGGCTGACCTCGGTCCGGCCGCCGCGCTCGGCGGTGCGCAGCACACCGGCGAAGCCCGCGAGCCCGCACGCCAGGGCCGTCACCACGCCGAACGACACCACCAGGCTGGTCGCCTGGGCCACCCCGCCGATCAGGCTCGGCGCGATCAGGCCCGAGGTGTAGGTGATCGTCGCCACGCCCGCGATGGCCTGGCTGGGGTGGGGCCCGGCGTGCCCGGCCGCCGCGAAGCACAGCGGTACGACCACCGCGATACCCAGCCCCATCAGCGCGAACCCGCCCATGGCCACCGCCGGGTGCCCGGCGGCGACGATCAGCAGACCGCCCAGCACGGCCAGGACACCGCCGGCCCGCACGGTACGGACCGCGCCGAATCGATTCACCACCGCGTCCCCGGCGATCCGGGCCACCGCCATCGTCAGCATGAAGCCGGTCGTGCAGGCCGCGGCCACTCCGGCCGAGCTGTCCAGCCGGTCCCGCAGGAACACCGCCGACCAGTCCAGGCTCGCGCCCTCCGCGAACACC includes:
- a CDS encoding uracil-xanthine permease family protein; amino-acid sequence: MDLGVRWKLHGDGRTPAPGAVVRPDERLSWPRTVGLGAQHVVAMFGASFVAPVLMGLDPNLAIMMSGVATAIFLIATRGRVPSYLGCSLSFVGVAAVIRAQGGTSATVTGAVFVVGVALFLVGLAVQRFGARIIHAAMPPIVTGAVVMLIGFNLAPVTASTYWPQDQWTALLVMLFTGLAVVCLRGFWSRIAIFLGLIFGYGVSWAFDRIFGKIHSMSPSGKVTGHWRLDLSGVSKADWIGLPHFHGPSFQWSAVLVALPVVIALVAENTGHVKAVGEMTGDPLDDKLGTAISADGVASMLSTAVGGPPNTTYSENIGVMAATRVYSTAAYWAAAGFALLFGVCPKFGAVVAAIPGGVLGGITVILYGMIGLLGAQIWLHAKVDLRNPLNLVPAAAGIIIGVGNVSLKFTSTFSLSGIALGTLVVITGYHALRAFAPAHLKRQQPLLDEGTSAYDEEAGDRQTPRAKS
- a CDS encoding acyl-CoA thioesterase; this translates as MTAEAPAAPVVSYGRLIPVTVHFDDLDALGLLHNARYPLLVERAWTELWSEHGVRFDGDWHAAGDACNAVRELRISYEAPVTSPGPYAVHLWLDRLGTTGLTYGFRFCSADGTRTYAQGTRVLVRLDASTLRPAPWSDAFRAAGRELLRPAG
- a CDS encoding DUF5995 family protein, producing the protein MAQLEHFTTPVDAVVSRMRSLDATLPERDGVAVFNRVYLTVTEELDRRLDSGQFPDPRAATALDVRFAERYLAAVDAVAHDRRPPACWRPLFQLRRHPGVRPLQFALAGINAHIGHDLALAVVASCRTLGCEPADLEDEFDRVGEVLVALEERIREDLMPGPDLLQIADPLTHLLGSWSLERARDAAWMAARALWALRHRGGMAEEFAERLDAAVGFAGRMLLTPLAD